In Vanessa atalanta chromosome 17, ilVanAtal1.2, whole genome shotgun sequence, one DNA window encodes the following:
- the LOC125070377 gene encoding uncharacterized protein LOC125070377 produces MAALLFLVTTTAAASLGDLARRDTGDVFTLIGSECGAAQCAEHGAGAAVVRDASDVGCACACPQRAPLFREDRELCVDDLPECSLATFGTGNGKQRIPFVYLPLKGQIIHPSREITFHNVKTPVCAVSGAQFLTRKGFLDLRNTLDADVPFSLFRDEGRTFLQWSGEDEMRTRMSGRVMVVRLLCRDISATPISPLDLRGVFTPCVAFRVQGTPPRHSSNITEVQFAPNAQTSDGSGSSGLSVTEYIVIGISSLLLGLIYVASVFLYLHIKKRRKASAEEGNLKKLKGLKKDVLSITEHDIIRISNERGQTLPNSMGQDEGVIKKNPLLNAGLGNRQFHDNKGFSGDLSDSEDFVDSSLHSEENSFNNQIISAMIHRNSKEIRQQGDGYEISHRDESSIERLPDEHVSIVETIEDREIARPVGTTRRKLYFNPAYFEPHLMQDPPAAAIEFLSKIREVIAIAKQKMAAKRFNPVLNEIPEEETYPSNGNSINFYNGLGSQRSGSIVSLNRGNNRKRSSNCLGCPGCKTNNRNSDIKNVIKYNSTNCSNCLGDKGDKQHSIQKWLENIPNLKQDVFYNDHSDASHQNFANSHFSQINNETTCKLHKHNSFCASFSMNFTDDVLPQRRTTSRSVCSEPSLRNYNIPLPNFNGLESSTNSCEISSQKSESNRRTRNTLKNKNALPDMVNEAIALDNFSRSPYNLSSSDDEKLTQKIEEKVEDAYSRNISDSPSGNEYETDSLERNSNQKRKTTPIEYPDLPSSQASPSLSNALPLEEELTMRNAIYKTNSSGNSLTPSPEGDICIDDDHYETIGINKTNLQNVSTADLTQKPNNSYSLVTEVYVNNNYNFDSTPTSPSGSECSMGSRKLMALDNIEEKPGCLTIEVKDPPENYIRIHESDGFEPDTLDRKHPKHKEIIENIQFSRRDLLQNIGNTENKSQRIQLRSSGTFTKSNSKIESINKFNSLRNDNDFQRQIFNRTKLSSEIYSGSKSLEETTDDNWDNTSEEGRLLTLELRHSKRQRQCTPPTIKQLKSLARPDILPPLPPTEDNPIYEKPTLPPRRVQCDNIGAEINSVHCRSLSPRKCITNTTESDVCGNFSHGSSASVPSCSPIRGPDHAQYGEYEDVSLIRKTQNETKVDKERNSIRTSSCRNVGINTNTFIRGQKSEHRTKFRRKKGSNIDDSGYLSSDSTSSKQVPRKLVIAKIASCSESDGTEDEARSESGAESIETHSVYFGNCQKQQCDEKNSIKMFSDSKKKVKARSESNSQ; encoded by the exons aatgtTCTTTGGCGACCTTTGGAACTGGAAACGGCAAGCAAAGAATTCCATTCGTCTATTTACCGCTTAAGGGACAAATCATACATCCATCACGAGAAATTACTTTTCACA aTGTCAAGACACCAGTATGTGCGGTTTCCGGAGCTCAATTTTTAACTCGTAAAGGCTTCTTGGACTTACGTAATACACTCGACGCTGATGTGCCATTTAGTTTATTCCGGGATGAAGGACGAACTTTTCTACAG tGGAGCGGTGAAGATGAAATGCGAACGCGAATGTCTGGGCGGGTTATGGTGGTCCGTTTGTTATGTCGAGATATATCCGCCACGCCAATATCACCTTTGGACTTAAGGGGTGTGTTTACTCCATGTGTCGCTTTTCGCGTACAAGGAACACCACCAAGACATAGCAGCA atatAACCGAAGTACAGTTCGCTCCAAATGCACAGACATCAGACGGGTCTGGTTCATCAGGTTTATCAGTTACAGAGTATATTGTAATTGGTATTAGTTCCTTACTTCTCGGTCTTATATATGTCGCCTCTGTTTTTCTTTActtgcatataaaaaaacgaCGAAAAGCATCCGCTGAAGAgggtaatttaaaaaagctcAAAGGATTAAAGAAAGATGTATTATCAATAACAGAACATGACATAATACGAATTAGTAATGAACGAGGACAAACATTGCCAAATTCTATGGGCCAAGATGAGggagtcattaaaaaaaatccattactCAATGCAGGACTTGGCAATAGACAATTTCATGATAATAAAGGTTTTTCTGGTGACCTATCTGATTCCGAAGATTTTGTAGATAGTAGTTTACACAGCGAAGAAAATTCATTTAAC AATCAAATAATATCTGCGATGATACACAGAAATTCAAAAGAAATAAGACAGCAAGGTGATGGCTACGAAATAAGCCATCGAGATGAATCAAGCATCGAACGTCTACCAGATGAGCACGTTTCTATAGTAGAAACAATAGAGGATCGTGAGATCGCTAGACCAGTGGGAACAACACGacgaaaactttattttaatccgGCTTACTTTGAACCACATTTAATGCAA GACCCACCAGCTGCTGCGATTGAATTTCTTTCAAAAATTAGAGAAGTTATTGCAATAGCAAAACAAAAAATGGCAGCTAAGCGCTTCAATCCAGTGTTAAATGAAATACCCGAAGAGGAAACATATCCGTCAAATGGCAATAGTATTAATTTCTACAATGGCTTAGGTAGTCAGCGAAGCGGTAGTATAGTTAGTCTGAACAGAGGCAACAACAGAAAAAGATCTTCTAACTGCTTAGGTTGTCCTGGGTGTAAAACAAATAATCGTAACAGCGACAtcaaaaacgttattaaatacaattccaCCAATTGTTCAAACTGTCTTGGTGATAAAGGTGACAAACAGCACAGCATTCAAAAATGGCTAGAAAATATTCCCAATTTAAAGCAAGATGTGTTTTACAATGATCATTCTGATGCAAGCCATCAAAATTTTGCTAATTCTCATTTCTCgcaaataaacaatgaaaccACATGTAAGCTACACAAACACAACAGTTTTTGCGCATCTTTTAGTATGAACTTTACAGATGACGTATTACCACAAAGGAGAACAACGTCTAGATCAGTATGCTCAGAACCTTCTTTAAGAAATTACAACATTCCTTTACCAAATTTTAATGGTCTTGAGTCCAGTACCAATTCTTGTGAAATAAGCTCGCAGAAATCTGAAAGTAACAGACGAACCAGAAAcacattgaaaaacaaaaatgctTTACCCGATATGGTCAATGAAGCTATAGCCCTCGATAATTTTTCACGGTCGCCGTATAATTTAAGCAGCTCAGATGAtgaaaaattaacacaaaaaatagaGGAAAAGGTAGAAGACGCATATTCTAGAAATATTTCAGATAGTCCTTCAGGTAATGAGTACGAAACAGATAGTCTAGAAAGAAATTCAAACCAAAAACGTAAGACAACGCCAATCGAATATCCTGATCTCCCATCATCTCAGGCAAGTCCAAGCTTAAGCAATGCTTTACCTTTAGAAGAAGAACTTACCATGAGAAACGCAATTTATAAAACCAACTCAAGTGGTAATAGCCTCACTCCATCTCCCGAAGGCGATATATGTATAGACGATGATCATTATGAAActataggtataaataaaacaaatttacaaaatgtttctACTGCTGATTTAACTCAAAAGCCAAATAACAGTTATAGTTTAGTAACTGAAGTGTACGTAAACAATAACTATAATTTCGATAGTACACCTACATCACCTAGTGGCTCTGAATGTTCTATGGGAAGTAGAAAATTGATGGCATTAGATAATATAGAGGAGAAACCAGGATGCTTAACTATAGAAGTAAAAGATCCTCCAGAAAACTATATAAGAATCCACGAATCTGACGGTTTCGAACCAGATACGTTAGATCGTAAACATCCAAAGCACaaagaaataatagaaaatattcaatttagtcGAAGGGATCTTTTGCAAAACATTGGTAATACTGAAAACAAAAGTCAACGAATACAACTTAGAAGTAGCGGTACTTTTACTAAAAGCAACAGCAAAATTGAATcgataaataagtttaatagttTGAGGAATGACAACGACTTTCAAAGACAGATATTTAATCGTACCAAACTATCTTCCGAAATATATAGCGGATCAAAATCTCTAGAAGAAACAACAGATGACAATTGGGATAATACGTCCGAAGAAGGTCGACTGTTAACTCTAGAACTGAGACATTCGAAGAGACAACGTCAGTGCACCCCACCTACTATTAAACAACTTAAAAGTTTAGCTCGCCCAGATATATTGCCACCATTACCACCAACTGAAGACAATCCTATTTACGAAAAACCAACATTACCACCACGGCGCGTTCAATGCGACAATATAGGCGCAGAAATTAATAGTGTACATTGTAGAAGTCTCAGTCCAAgaaaatgtattacaaatacaaCAGAGTCTGATGTTTGCGGGAATTTTTCCCATGGTAGTTCAGCTTCTGTGCCTTCTTGTAGTCCAATAAGAGGACCAGACCATGCACAGTACGGCGAATATGAAGATGTTAGCCTTATAAGAAAAACACAAAACGAGACTAAAGTAGATAAGGAAAGGAATTCTATAAGAACGTCAAGTTGCCGTAACGTGGGAATTAATACGAACACTTTTATAAGAGGACAAAAAAGCGAACACAGAACAAAATTTCGTCGCAAAAAGGGTTCGAACATCGACGATTCAGGCTATCTCAGTAGCGATTCGACAAGTTCAAAGCAAGTACCTAGAAAACTTGTGATTGCTAAAATAGCCAGTTGTAGCGAAAGTGACGGTACCGAGGACGAGGCTAGAAGTGAATCTGGCGCTGAGAGTATAGAAACTCACTCAGTTTATTTCGGTAACTGTCAGAAGCAGCAATGTGATGAAAAGAACTCTATTAAGATGTTTAgtgatagtaaaaaaaaagttaaagctAGAAGTGAAAGCAATAGCCAGTAA
- the LOC125070315 gene encoding uncharacterized protein LOC125070315, which yields MNQISDSVSKLLEELLPSSVCNEVACFVFYDEHPRDNRTLDLTVCSKRGVVQEFYQKELIDSILIENVGKVTEIIILRNIKCDLFYLVATTNEVIIISKKENLQIHQRIKDVHTYKLDDLEGRGEASLQVIRNDDAFPLVFDDNFSNPRERTVTMDKVKSQGSLPIENQLLRKLNEANYTTKCNEKIFKDYLKLRQMATYSIFQRTQTNLENSLFKIGLNEISHALQIKAKAPIVKLCNKKIIIISSIINKNTEPITDISVLLHGTSKHSLDYTTKIFNQIPRPPYWKENKSQIDSFSESTVVAVVDLKELKYNIMSRIDFDIVVTFTKEGKCFLLPLESVGISALDTMGPSFDILSVGEEEHDILMLAIIATSVRVNLCLRHIRNPDNDDVVTLSEIFCTYLNMDSLGMDNVAIHKTSPHHILYGVMIVFQDNISEPDHIMNIQVYSRSYSQVLALINYMYDAVPYTIIATTPDFKLTAITEDLSMYNERDEKIESSLNHAECARSLLKQSDMLKEYFDNCMIRMSESKNSEIVNKVGIEVDVMAHGLQKYLEFRNQLLEESVNGIESLNIEQTYEPIVIDSNSTD from the exons atgaATCAGATATCTGATAGTGTGTCAAAGCTGCTTGAGGAATTACTTCCCTCATCTGTTTGTAATGAAGTAGCTTGTTTTGTGTTTTACGACGAACACCCAAGAGATAACAGAACCTTAGATCTCACTGTTTGTTCTAAAAGAGGTGTTGTACAAGAATTTTATCAAAAggaattaattgattcaatcCTCATAGAAAATGTGGGTAAAGTGACAGAAATTATCattttgagaaatattaaatgtgACCTCTTTTATCTAGTAGCTACTACAAatgaagttattattatttcgaaaaaaGAAAACCTTCAGATACACCAAAGAATAAAAGATGTACATACTTATAAATTAGATGATTTAGAAGGTAGAGGCGAGGCTTCCCTTCAAGTGATTCGGAACGATGATGCTTTTCCATTGGTTTTTGATGATAACTTTAGTAACCCAAGAGAAAGAACAGTTACCATGGATAAAGTTAAATCTCAGGGGTCTCTCCCTATTGAAAACCAGCTATTGAGAAAATTGAATGAAGCAAATTATACtacaaaatgtaatgaaaaaatatttaaagattatttaaaattacgtcAAATGGCTACATATTCAATTTTTCAAAGGACACAAACTAATTTAGAGAACTCGCTTTTTAAAATTGGGTTGAATGAG ATATCTCATGCCTTGCAAATTAAAGCAAAGGCTCCTATTGTCAAactttgcaataaaaaaatcataataatatccagtataattaataaaaatacaga GCCAATTACTGATATCAGTGTTCTTCTACATGGTACATCGAAGCATTCATTGGATTATACGACAAAGATATTCAACCAAATACCTAGACCACCATATTGGAAGGAGAATAAATCACAGATTGATAGCTTCAGTGAATCTACAGTAGTTGCTGTTGTTGacttaaaagaattaaaatacaatataatgagTCGTATAGATTTTGATATTGTCGTTACTTTTACAAAAGAGGGCAAATGCTTTCTATTACCACTCGAAAGTGTTGGGATTTCTGCTCTAGACACGATGGGACCGAGTTTTGATATATTATCAGTTGGGGAAGAAG AACATGATATTTTAATGCTGGCTATAATTGCTACCTCGGTGAGAGTAAACTTATGTCTTAGACATATACGAAACCCAGATAATGATGATGTGGTAACACTATCggaaatattttgtacatatttaaatatggattcATTGGGCATGGACAATGTTGCCATACATAAAACATCACCCCACCACATACTATATGGTGTGATGATTGTTTTTCAGGATAATATTAGTGAACCTGATCATATAATGAACATTCAAGTATACTCTAG GTCATACTCGCAGGTTTtggcattaattaattatatgtatgatgCAGTTCCTTACACTATTATAGCAACTACACCGGACTTCAAATTAACCGCTATTACTGAAGATCTCTCCATGTACAATGAAAGAGATGAAAAAATTGAATCGAGTTTAAATCATGCAGAGTGCGCAAGATCTCTACTAAAACAATCAGATatgttaaaagaatattttgataactgTATGATAAGGATGAGTGAGAGTAAAAATTCGGAAATTGTAAACAAGGTTGGCATTGAAGTTGACGTAATGGCGCACggcttacaaaaatatttagaattcaGAAACCAACTGTTAGAGGAATCCGTGAATGGTATCGAaagtttaaatatcgaacaaacGTACGAACCTATAGTTATTGATTCTAACAGTACAGATTag
- the LOC125070646 gene encoding uncharacterized protein LOC125070646 — translation MSDSPQESQQSTSCSEVENPQSQPSTSHQFEFVETPKWSYVKDVKKKWNVVKVFRMLGTREQAIVFAEENCMIPKSKMCNYHKKAMTIVYTSNKTVGSFTCHKCAHACRSRAKVSRAKGTWFDNVKMTMSQIFYLMYAYANKWSYSMTIKEDFTDDKHCLSKPTVCDWFKYCRETVILYQLEKQTFFGKIGGPGKIVQIDETKFAKRKYNKGRHIEGQWVLGMIEDGSEDLRLEVCPNNIRTAEVLVPLIQKHVAEGTTIHINVGEAYDTLKDHNYILKKMTDNFPANPLCMHTQKIEAQWRVVKQFFSKDLYNRENLADFIIEYLWRRYIIINKCDPFEELIKAVKYVYK, via the exons atgtcggACTCTCCTCAAGAATCACAACAGTCGACGAGCTGTTCCGAGGTCGAGAACCCGCAATCTCAGCCATCAACGAGTCATCAATTTGAATTTGTCGAAACTCCCAAGTGGTCTTACGTTAAAGATGTAAAGAAAAAGTGGAATGTTGTCAAAGTTTTCCGAATGCTTGGCACTCGGGAGCAAGCTATTGTTTTCGCTGAGGAGAACTGCATGATCCCAAAATCAAAAATgtgtaattatcataaaaaagctATGACAATTGTATATACATCTAATAAAACAGTGGGCTCTTTTACTTGCCATAAATGCGCACATGCATGCAGGAGTAGAGCTAAAGTGAGCCGAGCTAAAGGAACTTGGTTTGATAACGTAAAAATGACCATGTCCCAAATATTCTATTTGATGTATGCATATGCAAATAAATGGAGCTATAGTATGACTATAAAAGAGGACTTCACAGATGACAAACATTGCCTATCAAAACCTACCGTCTGTGACTGGTTTAAATATTGTAGGGAAACTGTTATCCTATACCAACTTGAGAAACAGACTTTCTTTGGAAAGATTGGGGGCCCTGGAAAGATAGTTCAAATCGATGAGACCAAGTTTgcgaaaagaaaatataacaaag GTCGCCACATTGAAGGTCAGTGGGTGCTGGGAATGATAGAAGATGGGAGTGAGGATCTTCGATTAGAAGTTTGCCCAAATAATATCAGGACTGCAGAAGTTCTGGTGCCCTTAATACAGAAACATGTGGCTGAGGGTACCACCATTCATATTAATGTTGGGGAAGCATATGACACCTTAAaagatcataattatattctcaAGAAAATGACTGATAATTTTCCTGCAAATCCCTTATGCATGCACACACAGAAAATAGAGGCACAATGGCGTGTGGTTAAGCAATTCTTTTCAAAAGATCTTTACAATAGAGAAAATTTAgctgattttattattgagtATTTATGGAgacgttatattataataaataaatgtgatccTTTTGAGGAGTTAATTAAAGCTGTAAAAtatgtctataaataa